A genomic region of Chelmon rostratus isolate fCheRos1 chromosome 8, fCheRos1.pri, whole genome shotgun sequence contains the following coding sequences:
- the cmc1 gene encoding COX assembly mitochondrial protein homolog produces MEAANTEEIHLRHVEKDVLIPKLMREKAKERCAEKVEAFNHCCKESGFFMVFKCREQNAALKECLTTYFKDPAFFEECKQEYVQERLEFERTGIRGKNRQQKLPTSM; encoded by the exons ATGGAGGCAGCTAACACAG AGGAGATCCATCTGAGACATGTGGAGAAAGATGTCCTAATCCCCAAGTTGATGAGGGAGAAAGCCAAGGAGCGCTGCGCTGAGAAagttgaag CCTTCAACCACTGCTGCAAAGAATCTGGTTTCTTCATGGTGTTTAAGTGTCGAGAGCAGAATGCTGCACTGAAGGAATGTCTGACAACATA CTTCAAGGACCCCGCGTTCTTCGAGGAGTGCAAGCAGGAGTACGTCCAAGAGAGACTGGAGTTTGAGAGGACAGGGATCCGAGGAAAGAACAGGCAACAAAAACTCCCAACCAGCATGTAA